Within the Dolichospermum compactum NIES-806 genome, the region AGATACCAAAGCTTCACTAATCCCAGAAGTAACACCAGCGGTTTTTGTCCCCCCCACATCACCAATATTTAAGGATGCAAAAGAAGTAATTAACCCCAAGACTGTCCCTAGCAATCCTAGTAAGGGCGCTAAACCAATAATTGTATCAAAAATGTTTTGAAACCTTTTTAATAAGGGGATTTCTGCCTGTGCTTCACTTTCCAAAGCCAAGCGAAATTCTTCTGGGTTGGCTTCTTCCAATTCTAAAGCTGCTAAAAAAATTCGGGCGATCGGTAAATCAGCATTTTTATGTAAGATGTTTAAAGAGGTAACTACATCACCTTGACGATAAACACTTAACACCTGCTTGACTACGCGATTTTGACGACCGCTAATTCCTATCCAAAAGGTAATCCGTTCCAGAATGAGGGTGATTCCTAAAACGGAAAAAAATAGCAGTGGCCACATCACTACGCCACCAGCTTTGAATAAGTTACTAATTTCCATTGACTATTTTGCTAATTCTGGACACAGCTAGATTAACAGATTTTTGTCAAGAGAATGTCATTAATAGGCGATCGCTATGGCAGAGTATTGTCTAAATTTTGATTCGACGTTCTCAACTTCAAAAAATTTAAAAAATTTAAAAAATTTAAAAAAAATTTCTTTTTTTTTGGTTTAACTCGATTGACTTTTTTAGCTCGGCGTAATATTTTTATAATGGGAGTGTGTGCATTAATAAAAATTTTGCTTGCATCCCATTATATTAATATAACTATATTACCACATTCAGCGCGATCGCCACCCCTAAAAAAAGAATTTTTTGAAGAAAAACTTAGGGACTTCCAATTAAAAAAATCCCCAAAAGTTTCTTGTGGTGCGGGCATCTTGCCCGCTAATTACCAAGGACAGGCAGGATGCCCATCCCACAAAATTGGGTAATTTATTTTTTGGTGATCCCTTATACTGCAAACGGTTCATAGTTTAACCAAATAAGTAGTGAGACAGAATTAATTACACAATGTCATTGCGTAAGCGTGGCGTTAGCCATATGGAACGAAGTGAAATCAAGCAATTCCAAGGGTTGTGATTGCTTCCCTTCCCTCGCAATGACTGTAAATATTTTTGTCCAATTACTTATCAGACAAAAATCCTGTAAAATCCTGAAATGTTGTAAATCATGATTCTGATGAAAAATGAAGATAGCCAACGAGTAGAAATATTCCTCAAAAAATGGAAAGGTTCGCAAGGTAATGAGAGAGCAAATTATCAGGGTTTCTTTTTAGAACTTTGTGATGCTTTGGGGGTAGAACGTCCATTACCTAAAGGTAGTATGGCAAATGATCCTTATTGTTTTGATAAAGACATCAAAATTTTTAACAAAGATGGAGTTACTACAAACTTTGCAGACTTCTACAAAGAAGGACATTTTTTAATTGAAGCTAAACAAGGGGGAAATGCAGCTAAACGGGGGACAGCTAAACGAGGGACAAAAACCTATGATATAGCAATGGAAAAGGCTTTTTATCAAGCTCAAAGTTATACACCTTTTCTACCAAGTAAACCTCCCTTTTTAATTACCTGTGATATTGGTTCTCATTTTGAAATATGGATGAGTTTTAGTGGGAATTATGGTGGTTATGGTGCGCGGGAAAAAATTAATCTTGATCAGCTTTTAGATGAGAAAGTATTTAATCGCTTTGTTGCGATATTTAATGATCCTCAAAGTCTCAACCCGGAAAAATATCGAGCGCGGGTAACAAGAGAAGTAGCTGATACTTTAGCTAAATTAGCGCGGTGGTTGGAACAACAAAGATACGAACCTAAAGAAGTCGCCAATTTTCTCATGCGCTGCATTTTTACCATGTTTGCAGAAGATGTAAAATTATTGAAAGGAGAAGTTTTTACTAAAGCTTTAAAAGAACGTTGGTTGGTTGAACCGAAAACATTTAAAACCCAGATTGAAAGACTGTGGAAAGTTATGAATACTGGGGGAGAATTTAACTTTGATGAAATTCCCCAATTTAATGGCAGCTTTTTTAAAGATGCTACAGCTTTTGATTTACCCAAAGAACAGTTAGAAGTCCTATCGGAAGCTGCAAATAAAGATTGGACAGAGGTAGAACCGGCGATTTTTGGGACTTTATTAGAACGAGCTTTAGATAGTAAAGAACGGAAAAGTTTAGGAGCGCATTACACACCCCGATCCTATGTTGAGCGGTTAGTGCGTCCTGTAGTCATAGAACCTTTGCGGTCAGAATGGTTATTAGTGGAATCGGAAGTTGATCGGTTTTTAACTCTGAAGGAAAAACAGCAAAAACCTACAAAAGCACAAATAGAAAAGGCTGAAAATGAGATTCGGGGATTTTTAGATAAATTACAACAAATTCGTATTCTTGACCCTGCTTGTGGTTCGGGTAATTTCTTGTATGTGACGTTAGATCTATTAAAGACATTGGAGCAAGAAGTACAGATGCGGTTGCTGGATGTTTTGGGAGAGGTAACAACGAATTTATTAGAGGAATTTGATCCGCGTTTAGCAGGAAGAAAACAGGTAAATCCAGCGCAATTTTTAGGGATTGAAATTAATCCTAGAGCGGCCGCTATTGCAGAATTAGTAATTTGGATTGGTTATTTACAATGGCATTTTAAACGCTATGGAAGTACACCACCACCAGAACCGATTTTACAGGATTTTCATAATATTGAATTTCGTGATGCGGTGTTAGATTATGATGGTAAGGAATTAGATATTGATACTAAAACTGGTCAGGTAAAAACGCGCTGGGGTGGAACAATGATTAAGCATCCTGTGACGGGGGAGGATGTTCCTGATGCGAGTGATCAAATTCCTATTTATCGTTATCTTAATCCTCGTCCTGCTCAATGGCCAGATGCAGATTATATTGTTTCTAATCCTCCTTTTATTGGTAATAAGAGGATGAGAGATAGATTAGGTGATGGTTACGTTGAAGCGCAACGAAAAGTTTATCAAGACATACCAGATACAGTTGATTTTGTCATGTATTGGTGGTATCATTCAGCTAAATTAGTTGTTGAAGATAAATTAGAAAGTTTTGGTTTAATTACAACTAATAGTATTACTCAAACATTTAATAGAAAAGTTTTAGTTAAACATCTAGTAGGTAAAAGTCCAATATCTCTTACATTTGCAATTCCTGATCATCCTTGGATAGATACTACAGATGGCGCAGCAGTGAGAATTGCCATGACTGTGGTAGAATCTGGAAAACATGAGGGAGTGTTAGGAAAAGTAGTTAAAGAAGTGGAAAGTGATGATGGTGTAACTATTGTTGATTTAGCTATATCCAAAGGATTTATTAATGTAGATTTAAGCGTTGGTGTAGATGTGGTATCAGCATCTAAGTTAACAGCAAATTCTAGATTAAGTGGACAAGGTGTAATTGTTTTAGGTGAAGGTTTCCACCTAAATGAAGGAGAATATTTAAAACTTATTCAACAAGACCCGACAGCAATTCATTTAATTAAACGATATCGTAATGGCAGAGATATTACAGATAAACCTCGTAATTTAAGGATTATTGATTTATATGGTTTAAATGAATCTCAGGTTATGCAATATCCATATATATATCAGAGAATTTATGAACTTGTTCGACCTAAACGTTTAGAAATGAAAGATAAAGCACGTCGGGAACAGTGGTGGCTTTTTGGACGTTCTAACCAAGAAATTCGTAATGCAATAAATGGGTTAGAACGATATATAGTTAGTTGTCGTACCGCAAAGCATCGCGTTTTTATATTTGTAGAAAATGACATTTTACCTGATGCTAAATTAATTGCTTTCGGATTAGATGATGCTTTTTATCTTGGTGTACTTTCATCAGTACCTCATATAATATGGTCATTAAAAACAGGTGCATTCTTGGAAGATAGACCAAATTATAACCATTCTGATTGCTTTGGAAAATTCCCTTTTCCAAATCCTACACCAGAACAAAAACAGAAAATCCGAGAATTAGGAGAAAGATTAGACTCCCACCGTAAACGAGTGCAAACACAACATCCCGAAATCACAATTACCGGAATGTATAACCTTCTAGAAAAACTCCGCAAAGGTGAAACATTTACCGAAGCAGATAAAACATATAATAATAAAGCCTTAGTTTCCACACTCAAACAAATTCATGATGAATTAGATCACGCCGTTTTTGATGCTTATGAATGGCAAGATTTAAAAGATGATAATAAAACAAAAGCAGAAATTGAAGAAATAATTTTAGAACGATTAGTTGCGCTCAATGCTGAACGTGCAGAAGAAGAACGTAACGGAATAATTCGCTGGTTGCGTCCCGAATATCAAGCACCAAATGAAGTTACTCAACAGGTGCTAACGGAAGTCATGGAAACAGAAGAAACTGTGATTATTCCCACCGAACAAAAAACTTTTCCCAAACAACCAAAAGAGCAACTTGCAACTATCCGCGACTTACTCCGCAACAATACCAGCGAGTGGACAGTGGAACAAATTGCGGCTCAATTCAAAAATGGTGGAAAATACAAAAATGCCATTGCTGAAAATGTAGAAAGATTAGAATGGTTTGGGATTTTAATCTGTCGAGAAACAGGAGCAACCAAACGCTGGCAATATGTGGAAATATAGTGAGTATCAAGATCCCCGACTTCTTTAAGAAGTCGGGTATTTAATATTTGTCAGAATCAGGATTTTATCTTTTTCCAGTCATCATCATTTTAACTCCGCCTTGAGGAGCAAGAGTAAACCCGCGTCTTTGGAGTTTAATAGGTTTATTATCTACTAAGGCTAGTTGATAATTAGATAAAACTATTGCCAAAACTAATTTTATTTCTAACAAAGCTAGAGCATAACCCAAACAGCGCCGACTACCACCACCAAAGGGCATATATTCTGAGGGGGAATACTGTCTTTCTAGAAAGCGTTCGGGTTTAAATTGGTGGGGTTGAGGATATATGTCTTCGTGATAATGGACAAGGTAAATACTGGGCATTAACATTGTTTCCGGTTCAAACTCGTATCCGGCAATATTCATAGATGATTTAGTGATGCGTGGGAAAATAATTGGTAAGACTGGATACATCCGCAGAGTTTCGTTACAAACTGCGGTTAAATAAGGAAGTTGGGCAATTTCCATTAGTTGAGGATTTTCTCCTAAACTGTTGATTTCTTGCAGCAATTTTGCCAGGATATCTGTATTTTGATGAATTTGATAAAAAGCCCAAGCTAGGATTGTGGCAGTGGTTTCATGTCCAGCAAATAAAAGTGTCAACAATTCATCTTTTAATTCTTCGTTAGTCATTGGTTGACCGTTTTCATCTTTTGCAGCCATCATTAAGCTGAGAATATCACTCTGTTGATGATTATGATTATTTCTTCTTTCTTCTATTTCTGCTTGGAGTAATTCATGAACCTTTTTTTGTTTGCTTTTCATCTGTCCCCAAGGTGTCCATTCTCCCCAATCTTTTTGTAAGAATTTCAAAAACAGCATACTGGATCGTAAAGGAGAATCAATCATATCTATCCAAGAAGTAAGTAGGGGTTTTAGTTGTTGATAACGTTCTCCTTCACTTAATCCAAAGATAATTTGTAAAATAACTTCTAGACTAATTTTTTGCATGATAGATCGAGCTACAAAAGGCTGATTAATTGGTAATTGACTAGCGATTTGTTGGGTAATCAAGCAGATTTGTTGGGCGTAAGTTTGTAGCCGTTCTCCATGAAAAGGTGGCATTAATAATTTTCGTTCTCGACGATGGCGATCGCCATCCATTAACATGATAGAATTTTTGCCGATGAGCGGTTCTGCTAGTTTGTTAGCACGGCCAATATCAAATTTAGAATCTTGGGTAAGAATCTCCTGTATAGTTTGGGGATTACCAATAATTACAGCAGTACCAACACCACTTAGCCGCATGGTGAAAATGTCCCCATATTGTTGACGATATTTTTCTTGGAATCCAATGGGATCTCCAATCCAGTTGATAAGTTGCAACCAGGGGGGAGCGGGAATACGATTGGGTAATTGTTGAAGCATAATGTTATATTTATCTAGGATTTACGCATTGACAAGATTCCCCAAATATGTGACGTAAATTTTATCCCTTGTAGGGTGCGTCAGACACGATATTTTGACAAAAAAACAGATTCCCTCTATCTGACGCACCCTACTCAATAAGTTATTCCCAAAGCCGAAAACGACGCAATTTCGTTCATTCATATCATGGTAAATTAGTGAGCGTGCGTAAGTCCTATTATCTGTTATTTCCTATTTATTTTCACAAAAAAATAGCCATTTGGGAGCGATCGCTTAAAAATTATCTGATAATAAAATTTTAATAAGTGTGAGGTGATTAAATGCGGGCTTTTGTGACTGGTGGTACGGGGTTTATTGGTTCTCATGTAGTGCGATCGCTTTTACAATCAGAATACCAAGTTACAGCTTTAGTCCGTCCTCATAGTAACTTGAGTAATTTACAGGGTTTGGCTGTAGATATTGTCAAAGGTGATTTGAATAACCCGAATATCTGGGAACAGATGCAGGGTTGTCAATATCTGTTTCATGTTGCTGCCCATTATTCCCTGTGGCAAAAAGACCGAGACTTGCTTTATCTTAACAATGTGGAAGGTACACGCAACATCCTGTCTGCAGCCCAAAAAGCGGGGATTGAACGCACAGTTTATACCAGTTCCGTTGCCGCTATTGGTGTAGGTAAATTGGGACAAGTTGTAGATGAAACTTACCAAAGTCCCCTAGAAAAATTAGTGGGGGATTATAAAAAATCTAAATTCCTAGCTGAACAAGTGGCAATATCCGCGGTGAATCAGGGTCAAGATATTGTGATCGTTAATCCTAGTAGTCCAATTGGTCCTTTAGATATTAAACCTACGCCTACAGGGGATATTATTCTGCGGTTTTTGCGGAGAGAAATGCCAGCTTATGTAGATACGGGATTGAATTTTATTGATGTGCGCGATGTCGCCAAGGGACATTTATTAGCATTAGAAAAGGGGAAATCAGGCGATCGCTATATTCTCGGTCATCAAAATCTTAGCCTTAAACAACTCCTAGAACAACTCTCCCAAATCACGACTTTACCTGCACCGCAAACATCTATACCAGCTTGGATACCCCTAACTGTAGCTTGGGTAGACGAAAAAATCCTCGCACCTTTAGGAAAAACCTCGACAGTTCCCATTGATGGAGTCCGCATGGCACAGCAACCAATGTATTATGATGCTTCTAAGGCTATCCGCGAATTAGGTTTACCTCAGTCACCCCTGAATATAGCCCTCAAGGATGCTGTAGATTGGTTTGTGTCTAATAGTTATGTGAATAGGTGACAGGTGACAGAAATTAATTACCAATGACCAATCACCAATGACCAATCACCAATGACCAAATTGAGGAGTGTTAGTTTCATGGCAATTAATTTACAACAAGCAGTAGATATAGGTAAATATTTAGTTACACAACGCTTATTAGGGCGAAAACGCTTTCCCCTCGTATTGATGTTAGAACCCCTGTTCCGGTGTAACCTAGCTTGTACTGGTTGCGGTAAAATCCAGCATCCAGTAGAAATCCTCAAGCAAAATCTTACTCCAGAACAGTGTTTTGCGGCTGTGGAAGAATGCGGCGCACCAGTTGTTTCTATTCCCGGTGGAGAACCTCTCCTACATCCCCAAATAGGTGAAATTGTTGAAGGCTTAATTAAACGCAAGAAATATATTTACTTGTGTACTAATGGTTTATTACTAGAAAAGAGTCTCGATAAGTTTAAACCTTCTCCTTATCTAACCTTTAGCGTCCATTTGGATGGAATGCGAGAATGGCATGATAAATGTGTAGACAGAAAAGGTGTTTTCGATACTGCAATCCAAGCAATTCGCGCCGCTAAAGCTAAAGGTTTTCGTGTCGCTACCAACACGACCATTTTTGAAGGTTGCGATATCCAAGAAATGCAGGAATTTTTTGATTTTCTGGAAACATTGGGTACTGACGGGATGATGATTTCTCCTGGCTACAGTTACGAATGGGCCCCAGATCAAGATCATTTTCTGCAAAAAGAACAAACCCGCGCTTTATTTAGAGAAATTCTCTCACCTTACACATCTGGAAAAAAGAACTGGAACTTCAATCACAATCCTTTATTCTTAGATTTTCTCATTGGTGAAAAAGACTATGAATGCACCCCTTGGGGTAGTCCTAGTTATAGTGTTTTAGGTTGGCAAAAACCTTGTTATCTATTGAATGAAGGTTACTATACAACCTTTCAGGAGTTGTTAGATAAGACTGATTGGAGTCAATACGGTGGCGCTAGTGGTAATCCTAAATGTGCTGATTGTATGGTGCATTGTGGTTATGAACCAACAGCAGCAATGGATGCAATGCAACCGAAAAATATTGCCCGTTCTCTAACCACTGTGTTTGGAAAGTAATAATCTGAAAACTGTCAGAATCAGGATTTTTAAGATTAATGGATGAACAGGATGAAAGAATAATTTACTCACAATAAATCCTGTTTATTCTCAAATCCAATAAATCTTGATTTTGATTGTTTAAGGACAATCATCCAGAGAAGAATTTATTTTGAGTAGGATTAATTTAGAATTATAATATGCGACGTGACTCTATTTTCTATTATTTATTTCAAACATATCCAACCCTGCTGTTTGAATTATTGCCAAATCCCCCCGCAAATGCGGCTAATTATCGCTTCGATTCGGTAGCGGTGAAAGAACCAAAGTTTGAAATTGACGGGGTATTTTTACCACCAGAAACAGAAACTCTAGGAGTTGTTTATTTCTGTGAAGTACAATTTCAAAAAGATGAACGACTGTATGAGCGGTTATTTGGGGAGTTGTTTCTCTATTTTTACAGAAATAGGGAACGTTTTCAAGATTGGCAAGCGGTGTTAATTTATCCAACTCGTAGTACGGAACAAGGGGATATTCACCCCTATCGCGCACTTTTGAGTTCAGAACAAGTCCATCGAGTATATTTGGATGAGTTGGGAGAATTTGAGCAATTACCCCTTGATGTCAGTTTGTTGGTATTGACAACTCTAAAACAAAACAAAGCCCCAGCAGCAGCGCGATATTTAATCAATCGTTGTCAGCAGGAGTTACAAAAACCAACAGCTAGACGTGGCATAATGGAAATAATTACCACGATTATTTCTTATCGGTTTACTCATTTAAGTCGTGTGGAGATAGAAGCAATGTTAGGAATAAGTTTTCAGCAAACTCGCTTGTATGAAGAACTCAGAGAAGAAGCTACCGAATTAGGTATGCAGCAAGGTATGCAGCAAGGTATGCAGCAAGGTATGCAGCAAGGTATGCAGCAAGGTATGCAGCAGGGTATACAGCAAGGTATGCAGCAGGGTATACAGCAGGGTATACAGCAAGGTATGCAGCAAGGGAAACAACAAGGTAAACAGGAGGGAGAAGTAAATCTGATCCTACGGTTGTTATCTAAAAGATTTGGGGAAGTTCCTAGTCAGCTAAAAATGCAAATTGAGAAGTTGTCGCTGGAACAATTGGAAGCTTTAACTGAGGTGTTTTTAGATTTTGCAAGTTTAGATAATTTGGTTATTTGGTTGCAAAATTTAGAAGTTTCTGAGTAGTAAAAGCGCAGGTTTCTTTTTGTAAAGAAATATTAAAATATCTAGGCCAGTAAATAAATGTATGTAACTATTACAACAGTATATCTACTGGCTTTGTCAAAGGTACTATAAAATCTTATAGAATAGTAGCATTAGGTGCTTCTGCCGCAGGAAAAACCGTATTTTTATCTAGTTTATATAAAGAACTATCAACACAAAGTAAAAGTAATAAAATCTCGGAAGTCCTGATTCTGATGGTAAAAATATCCGATAGCGAAGCGTGGCGTAGCCATATCAGGATAAAATAAATGCAAGATTAATCATTTGTACAATTGGAGATAAAAATATGACATCACAACTGTATGAAACTGACTTTTATGCTTGGACTTTAGAACAGGCAAAATTATTAAAGCAAGGACAACTAAATCAACTTGATATTTTAAATTTAATAGAGGAAATTGAATCTTTGGGTAAGCGAGAAAAGCAAGAATTAAGAAACCGACTAAGGATTTTAATTGGACATTTACTAAAGTGGGAATATCAAAGTGATAAACGTAGTAATAGTTGGAAAGCTACAATTAGAGAACAACGTCGTCGCATTAAAGAACTTCTAGAAGAAAACCCCAGTCTGAAATCCTATCTATCGGAAGCAATGATTTTTGCTTACCAAGATGGTGTGGATTTAGCAATTCAGGAAACTAATTTACCTGATACAACTTTTCCTGCTGAAAATCCCTATAGTATTTATCAAATTCTTGATCCTGCTTTTTTAGTTAATCAAGAATAAAGTAAAATGCTGATTTCCTAATCAATTTAATAAGTCTTGATTAGCTTTATAAAGTTCTTAAACTATTGTTAGCATATCAAATATTAAAAGATTCCAATCATCAATTGATTTGGGTAATAAATCATTTTTTTGATTTGGACGCAAATGAACAATTTGATTTCTGAGCTTATACAAATAAGATCCAGAGTTAATATTGTTTTTTTTGGCATATTGATAATTTATAGCTTATTTAAGGAATCCTCTAATTTAGGTTCTAATCTTGTAGTTTCATAAAAATCACTATAAAAATTTTGCAGAGATTTCCCTAGGCAGAAAACGTATTTTTTCTGTCAAAATATCCAAAGCTAGAAAGTGAAACTTTCCTTGATTATTTTGAGATTTAATCTTATCTTTTAATTTATTTAATTTAATAATTAAATATTGAAAATTATGTTC harbors:
- a CDS encoding Rpn family recombination-promoting nuclease/putative transposase, which codes for MRRDSIFYYLFQTYPTLLFELLPNPPANAANYRFDSVAVKEPKFEIDGVFLPPETETLGVVYFCEVQFQKDERLYERLFGELFLYFYRNRERFQDWQAVLIYPTRSTEQGDIHPYRALLSSEQVHRVYLDELGEFEQLPLDVSLLVLTTLKQNKAPAAARYLINRCQQELQKPTARRGIMEIITTIISYRFTHLSRVEIEAMLGISFQQTRLYEELREEATELGMQQGMQQGMQQGMQQGMQQGMQQGIQQGMQQGIQQGIQQGMQQGKQQGKQEGEVNLILRLLSKRFGEVPSQLKMQIEKLSLEQLEALTEVFLDFASLDNLVIWLQNLEVSE
- a CDS encoding cytochrome P450 — its product is MLQQLPNRIPAPPWLQLINWIGDPIGFQEKYRQQYGDIFTMRLSGVGTAVIIGNPQTIQEILTQDSKFDIGRANKLAEPLIGKNSIMLMDGDRHRRERKLLMPPFHGERLQTYAQQICLITQQIASQLPINQPFVARSIMQKISLEVILQIIFGLSEGERYQQLKPLLTSWIDMIDSPLRSSMLFLKFLQKDWGEWTPWGQMKSKQKKVHELLQAEIEERRNNHNHQQSDILSLMMAAKDENGQPMTNEELKDELLTLLFAGHETTATILAWAFYQIHQNTDILAKLLQEINSLGENPQLMEIAQLPYLTAVCNETLRMYPVLPIIFPRITKSSMNIAGYEFEPETMLMPSIYLVHYHEDIYPQPHQFKPERFLERQYSPSEYMPFGGGSRRCLGYALALLEIKLVLAIVLSNYQLALVDNKPIKLQRRGFTLAPQGGVKMMMTGKR
- a CDS encoding DUF29 domain-containing protein, which gives rise to MTSQLYETDFYAWTLEQAKLLKQGQLNQLDILNLIEEIESLGKREKQELRNRLRILIGHLLKWEYQSDKRSNSWKATIREQRRRIKELLEENPSLKSYLSEAMIFAYQDGVDLAIQETNLPDTTFPAENPYSIYQILDPAFLVNQE
- the hpnA gene encoding hopanoid-associated sugar epimerase, coding for MRAFVTGGTGFIGSHVVRSLLQSEYQVTALVRPHSNLSNLQGLAVDIVKGDLNNPNIWEQMQGCQYLFHVAAHYSLWQKDRDLLYLNNVEGTRNILSAAQKAGIERTVYTSSVAAIGVGKLGQVVDETYQSPLEKLVGDYKKSKFLAEQVAISAVNQGQDIVIVNPSSPIGPLDIKPTPTGDIILRFLRREMPAYVDTGLNFIDVRDVAKGHLLALEKGKSGDRYILGHQNLSLKQLLEQLSQITTLPAPQTSIPAWIPLTVAWVDEKILAPLGKTSTVPIDGVRMAQQPMYYDASKAIRELGLPQSPLNIALKDAVDWFVSNSYVNR
- the hpnH gene encoding adenosyl-hopene transferase HpnH; the protein is MAINLQQAVDIGKYLVTQRLLGRKRFPLVLMLEPLFRCNLACTGCGKIQHPVEILKQNLTPEQCFAAVEECGAPVVSIPGGEPLLHPQIGEIVEGLIKRKKYIYLCTNGLLLEKSLDKFKPSPYLTFSVHLDGMREWHDKCVDRKGVFDTAIQAIRAAKAKGFRVATNTTIFEGCDIQEMQEFFDFLETLGTDGMMISPGYSYEWAPDQDHFLQKEQTRALFREILSPYTSGKKNWNFNHNPLFLDFLIGEKDYECTPWGSPSYSVLGWQKPCYLLNEGYYTTFQELLDKTDWSQYGGASGNPKCADCMVHCGYEPTAAMDAMQPKNIARSLTTVFGK
- a CDS encoding MotA/TolQ/ExbB proton channel family protein; translated protein: MEISNLFKAGGVVMWPLLFFSVLGITLILERITFWIGISGRQNRVVKQVLSVYRQGDVVTSLNILHKNADLPIARIFLAALELEEANPEEFRLALESEAQAEIPLLKRFQNIFDTIIGLAPLLGLLGTVLGLITSFASLNIGDVGGTKTAGVTSGISEALVSTASGLVVAIITLFFANSFRGMYLRQIAWIQEYAGQLELLYRRHYERGDKSYASTR
- a CDS encoding class I SAM-dependent DNA methyltransferase; amino-acid sequence: MKNEDSQRVEIFLKKWKGSQGNERANYQGFFLELCDALGVERPLPKGSMANDPYCFDKDIKIFNKDGVTTNFADFYKEGHFLIEAKQGGNAAKRGTAKRGTKTYDIAMEKAFYQAQSYTPFLPSKPPFLITCDIGSHFEIWMSFSGNYGGYGAREKINLDQLLDEKVFNRFVAIFNDPQSLNPEKYRARVTREVADTLAKLARWLEQQRYEPKEVANFLMRCIFTMFAEDVKLLKGEVFTKALKERWLVEPKTFKTQIERLWKVMNTGGEFNFDEIPQFNGSFFKDATAFDLPKEQLEVLSEAANKDWTEVEPAIFGTLLERALDSKERKSLGAHYTPRSYVERLVRPVVIEPLRSEWLLVESEVDRFLTLKEKQQKPTKAQIEKAENEIRGFLDKLQQIRILDPACGSGNFLYVTLDLLKTLEQEVQMRLLDVLGEVTTNLLEEFDPRLAGRKQVNPAQFLGIEINPRAAAIAELVIWIGYLQWHFKRYGSTPPPEPILQDFHNIEFRDAVLDYDGKELDIDTKTGQVKTRWGGTMIKHPVTGEDVPDASDQIPIYRYLNPRPAQWPDADYIVSNPPFIGNKRMRDRLGDGYVEAQRKVYQDIPDTVDFVMYWWYHSAKLVVEDKLESFGLITTNSITQTFNRKVLVKHLVGKSPISLTFAIPDHPWIDTTDGAAVRIAMTVVESGKHEGVLGKVVKEVESDDGVTIVDLAISKGFINVDLSVGVDVVSASKLTANSRLSGQGVIVLGEGFHLNEGEYLKLIQQDPTAIHLIKRYRNGRDITDKPRNLRIIDLYGLNESQVMQYPYIYQRIYELVRPKRLEMKDKARREQWWLFGRSNQEIRNAINGLERYIVSCRTAKHRVFIFVENDILPDAKLIAFGLDDAFYLGVLSSVPHIIWSLKTGAFLEDRPNYNHSDCFGKFPFPNPTPEQKQKIRELGERLDSHRKRVQTQHPEITITGMYNLLEKLRKGETFTEADKTYNNKALVSTLKQIHDELDHAVFDAYEWQDLKDDNKTKAEIEEIILERLVALNAERAEEERNGIIRWLRPEYQAPNEVTQQVLTEVMETEETVIIPTEQKTFPKQPKEQLATIRDLLRNNTSEWTVEQIAAQFKNGGKYKNAIAENVERLEWFGILICRETGATKRWQYVEI